GGCAGTGGATCATTTTGTGCGCTGGGGCATGAACGCCGCCGACACGCGCATGAAGGCGATTTTTTACCCGCAGGTAGACAAGGCGCGGGTGTTTGATCTGGGCTATGTTGCCACGCGCTCCGGGCATTCGCGCGGCAGCACGGTAGACCTCACCCTCGTTGACAGGCAGAGCGGCAAAGAAGTGGACATGGGTACCCCCTTTGACTTTTTTGGCGCGGCCTCGCACCACGGGGCCAAGGGGCTGAGCCCGCAGCAGGAGGCCAACCGGGCTGTGCTTCTGGGCCTTATGGAAAATGCCGGGTTCAAGCGCTATGAAGAAGAGTGGTGGCACTACACGCTTAAAAATGAGCCTTACACGGATACCTATTTCAATTTTGCGGTGGAATAAACTGAGGTTCCTCGCATAACTACGGTGGATTTCTTCTTTTCATGCATAACCTTGCGGCGTAGCATGCTGGGCAATGTTCCACGAAAGGATATGCCGTGAAAGTTGTCGTTTGCGCCAAGAAGGATCTTGCAGGATGTGTCGCCCTTAACAGGCTGCTGGCAGCCATTGCCCCTAGGCACGATGTTTTTGTGGTTCTTTCAGATTACGTGCTGGACGCGGAGTGCAGCAATGCCTACGCGGCAAGCCTTGTGGCCCATGAGCGGAACATGGTGCTCGAGCACATTCTGCCCTGGCTGGAAACCCGCTTCGCTCATGGCAGTGCGGCACGGTGCCAGACCTATGCGGGCCTGAAAAAGCGTTACGGCATTGATATGGAGATGTGGGGTCCCATGCGGTCGCCCGCCTCCCGCCAAGCCATGCGCGACCTTGCGCCGGACGTTGTTATCTCCTGCCGCTACGACTACGTTATTCCCACGGAAGTCATAGATATGCCCCGGTTTGGCACCTATGGCATGCATCCCGGCGCGTTGCCTGATCTGCAAGGCCTGTGCAGCCCTTTTCGGGCTATGGAGCATGGCAATGAGCGCTCTGGCTGCACTCTTTTCCACCTTGACGCAGGGCTGGATACCGGCCCCATCGTGGAGATCGGCTGGTGGCCCATCAACTACGACCGCTCCCTGCTGTGGAACTTTGTGCATACCTATTTTGCGGGTATAGACGCCCTGCTGCGCCATCTGCCGGAACTGGAGGCGGGGCGCGAGCTGACAACCCATGTGCAGAGCAGCGAAGGCCGAAAATATTTCAGCTATCCCACCGAAGACGAATTCCGCAGGTTTATCCAGAAGGGCGGGCATATCGTTCTGCCTGAAGATTATCATGAAGTCCTGTCGTGGTTTTTGCCCGGCGGTCTGACTGATCCCGCCATGCCCGAACTGCGGGCGCTGGTCAGTTCGCTGGAGTCCTGAGCCGCCATAGCAGGTGGAACAGCAAGGAAAGCGCGCAGACGATGCCGCCCATGAGCAGTAGCGCGCTGGCTGGAGCCATGACGGTTATGGCAATGCCAAACACCACAGGCCCCGCCACTTGCCCCATGCGTTCCAGGCCACGGTAAATCGAGGCGGTCTTTTCGCGGCCCAGGGTTTGCGCCGAAGCAAGGGTGAGAACGCAGATCATGGATGCCGGAGCAGCAAGGCACTGGGCCAGCCCAAGGGAGATGACCGCAGCGGCGGCTCCAGCCATATTTGTGGCCGTTGCCGCAATGAGCAGCGTAATGCCTGAGAGCAGGCCCGTGAGCGTCAGAAACAGGGATTTGTCTTTTCTGTGATCTATCCATTTGCCAAGCAATGGCCCCGCCGTAATAAAACACAGGCCGTAGAGCATGAATATGCGGCCAATATCCGACTGATCCACATGGGCGTTTGCCAGCCTCAGCGGCAGCAGATAGTGCAAAAATCCGGTCAGGCACATGGCGGCGGGTATGCCCACCAGCCAGAGTATCATGTGCATGCGCGGGTCTTGCAGCAATTGCATGCAGCCTGAAAACATGTGCCCATGCGCGGCGGTCTGCGCACCAGAGTCCTGGCCGACCGCGCTATCGGAACTGCTTGCTGCGGCCTCCGCAGGTTCCTTGCCGAGCATCACGGTGAACAGCGCCAGCAATATTGTGCAAGCCCCGGTCGCCAGCACCGCCTGAAACGAGACATGATCCGCCAGCATGGCCCCCGCTGCGGAGCCGCAGATGCTGCCGGAAAATATGCCAGCGAACACGCTGGTGAGCCCAGCCCCTGCATTGGCCTTGCCCAGGGTGCCGATCTGCCCGGCCATGAGCACAAGGCCAAAGCCGAAGCCTGTGGCAACGCGCCCCAGAATGAGCAGGTGCAGGCTGTTGGCCATGCCGCCCATCATCAGCCCCACAGCCGCAGCCAGAGTGCCTGCGGCAAAGACCTTTCGCCAGCCGTAACGCAACGAAAAGCCGCCGGAAAAGAGCAGGGCAATGCCCGCGCTGACCATCTCTGCCGAGATGGGCAGGCCGATGGCCACATCGCGGCTCAGGCCCATGAACGGTTCATACAATTGGCGGGCCAGCAGCGGAATGAACGATATGCCCATGTCGTAGCCCAAAAAAAATACAAAGCCAGCTGCCCGCAATGCCTGCACGGCGAGGGAGTGGTGGCTGCCCCCAAGGGCGTTCGCCGCAGCATCTGGCGGCAGGTTGCGCTGCGCGATAAGCCCCAGCAGTTTTGAAAGCTCCAGCAACAGCAAAAAGCTGATGAGCAGCGAGGCCCCAAGGTCAAGGGCCAGCGCCGATATGCGGGTTGTGATCGCCTGGGGCTGCACGGCCAGTTGCAGGCGCAGCACCTCCTGCTTTTGGCGGAAGCGGCTGGGCCAGTAGGTGCTCAGTGATTTTTCAACAGTGAGCGTGGTGTCGGGCACGTGCCCGGCAGAGGCTACAGCTTTGCCTTCAGGCGTCAGCAGTTGTGCACCCGCAAGCTCGCTGTTGGCTGCAAGCAGCTGCTCAAGCGCCTGATCCTTGCCGCGCAGGCTGGCAATATCCACGCCCTTATGGATGAGGTATTCAAAATCGCGCCCGGTGCCTTCGGCGAGGATGTCGGCCTTGGTGCGTACGGCCTGTTTGACAAAGGTGTCGAACAGTACCAGCGTGCCGCAGGCGTAGAGCAATTGTGATGTGCCGATGATGACGAGCAGCATTCTGGTCATGCCTGAAAGGCTTGTACCCACCGCGCGTTGCCCGGTCAGCAGGCCAAGACGCCCGGCCAGAATCAGCCCCGCCACAAGGCAGGCCGCTGCCAGCAGCAGGGATGACAGACGCAGAAAATCTTCTGTAGCCGCATTGATGGGCTTGCCGTCAATGTCCACCAGCAGGTGTCCCACAGGTGTTTTGTTGTTCAGGGGAATGCTCAGGCGGTAGCCATCGGCGGTTTTGATTGCGCCTTGCGGGCCGTCTTTGTCTTCGCTGGTTTGGGATGTTGCACCGGAGGGCAACGTGCTATCAGCTTTTGAATCTTGGGCTGGCTGCACATAGAGCGTGGAACCCCTGGCATCAATAATGGTCACACGCTTGATGCCCGCCGCGCTCTGACCCAGTTCCGCCAGCATTTCGTCCATTCCGGCGAACGAAGCCAGCGGCTTGCCAAAGCGCATGCCGCGTTCAATATCGCGGGCCAGACGTTCAGCACCGCTGCGATAGCCGGAAAGCACCATGTCGGTTGCCAGCGTATTCAGCGTGGAAACCGAGAGCAGCACGTTGAAGCCCAGAGTGACCAGCAGAACTCCAAGCCCGAGCAGCAGGGCATTGATGCGCAGTTTGCGCGTGGCGCGGATAAGCACGGAAAATCCTTAGGGTGTACCGGGGTGCGGCTGGCTGATGGTTTCGTGCAGTTCGTCCGCCGTTACCAGCACGTCAAAGGGAAAGTCAAAGCCGATGGCCTTGGCGGTGCCAAGGTTCAGGGCAATGGAAGGTTCGGACTGGTCAAGCATGGGCAGGGTGCGCGGCTGCGTGCCACTGAGTATAGCGTGGGCCTGCCCGGCAAGAGCTATGCCGCTGGGGCCGAAATTCCAGGTGGAAAAGCCCATGAGCGCTCCGGATTTGACATATTCCGACCCGTCACGCGCAAAGGTGGGGATCTTCCACTGATTCAGTTTTTGCAACAGCGGGGCCATGCCCTCGCCGCCGATATCAAAGCAGTTCAGCGGGCCGATAAAGAAGGCGTCCATGCCCTGTTTATGCAGTTCATCCAGCCCCTTGCGGCATTCTTCAGCACTTTCGGTGGAGGAGAGGCCATCGTAGAGCACAAGGGAAAATCCCAGCTCCGAGGCAATGGCCTGGGCATCGCCAAGTGCCGCGTAGACGCGGCCTTCCTGACTGTTCTGGAACATGATGCCCATTTTGTGAAAGCGCACCACATCGTAAAAAACGCGGAACATGGAAGACCAGCGGTCAACCTCCACCCGGCAGGTGAAGTTGTCCACGCCGGAATCTTGCGCGCTTTTGACAACCCCGGCAGCCACAGGGTCAGCCATGCCCATGCCCAGAATGGGCAAACGGCCATCGTTGACGGCCAGCAGCGCCTTGACCGCCGCCGTGCCCATGCCCACCACTAGGTCGAGATCCTTGCGCTGCAAAAGCTGTTTTGCCATTTCAGGCAGGCGGCGCATCTGCGCTGGTTCCCAGCCGGGGCTGAAGCGCGCGTCAGATGGGTATTCGCAGCGTATGTCGTCATACTTGCCCATACCATCGCGAAAGGCGCTCCAGGTGTTGTCAAACAGCCAGAACGGCCCGGCCTCGAGATAGCCGATGCGTTTTACAGGCGGATTGGCGCAGGCGGGCTGGCAGAAGACGAAAAACAAGCCGCCCAGAAAAAGCATGGCAAGAATCAGCGTGGCGATGCGGGGAAAAAGAGCGGTTGCATGGGGGCATTGCGCCTGGTTTTTCTGCGGGCGCAGCAAAGGGCATGGGCCATTGGCTGTAATTGGAAAAAGCATGCCTACTGCGCCGCGTGAAAGAGTGTGTTCATCAGAACCGTATTCCTATGCAGCCTAGCAGCCCTTGGGCTTTTTGGGGTTCGAGGCGAGGACAAGCAGCAGCCCCACCAGGGGGGTCAGCAGAACACTGGCAAAAAAGTTACCCCAGAATCCCAGCCGGGAATTGATGCCCAAAAGCCCGATCAGCAGGCTCATGCCCAGTATGAGAGCGAACAATAGCACAGCGGGCCTCCCTTACTGTCTGACAGCGCCGCCACGGTGCGGTTGCAGCAGTGTTTTATTCAACCTCTGGATGTAATCCGATACATTTTCTCCGGGGGCGATCCAGCCTGCCCCGGTGGGGGCTTGGGCGTCGGCAGACGCGGCAGAATCCTGCTTTGCGGAGTCGTTACGCGGCCCGTACTTCGGCGCATACTGCGCCCCTGATTGGGAATCGTACTGAATTTGGGGGCGCAGGCCGGAATGGGAATTGGGGCGGAACGGGGGCGTTCTGCCGGATTCTGGCCGCATCTGCCCTGGCTGATTTTGGCCAGGCCGCATATCCTCGGGCCGCTTCTGGTCTGGGCTGACCGAATCTGTTCCCGACATATCTGGTTTGGCAGGCGTCTGCTGGGTGCCCTGCGCGGGAGCCTTGGGGGCCGCCCCCTGATTGCCCGTTTTGCCAGCGTTTGCAGTATCTGGCGCGGCTGCGCCTGTGGGCGAATCTGCATTGAGAATAACAGGTAGGCCGTCCTTGCCGCCGATCACTACCACCTTGGCGTTGGACGACGTGGCAAGCTCCTTGGTGGCCTGAATGCCTTCATAGCGCAAGAAGTTCTGCGTCATGTTCTCGTTGACAAGCGCCTGGTAGGCCTTGATGCCTTCGCCTTCAATTGTCTTGCGGCGGGCCTCCTGCTGGGCTTCAAGCAGAATGTACTTGTAGCGCAGGTAGTCCTGTTCCGCTATGAGCTTGCGTTCAATGGCCTCGCGCAGCACTTCGGGCAGAGTGATGCTTTTGACCACAAAACCCTGAATAAGAACGGGGATGCGCCCCATTTCTTCCACTGCGTCCACCAGCATCTGGTCTTGCAGTTCCTGCCGCGCGGTGGAGTAGAGGTCGTCTGGCCGATAGCTGCCGATTGTTTGCCGCACTGCGGAATTCATGATGGGAATGACGACCTTGTCGCGGTAGTTCGGCCCGATCTCCTGATGCAGGTTGGGCAGGCGGTCGCGGATGATCTGAAAACGCAACGAAATCTGCACATTGATGGTCAGGCCGTCCACGGTCAGCACATCAATGTTCTGGGTTTCTTCCTGCACGCGCACATCATAGATATACATGATGTTCCACGGCTGGATGAAATGTATGCCTTCCTCGTAGGTGTGCTGCAACTGTGTGCCGCCGCGAAAGCGCGCGTACAGAACGCCCAGCTCGCCGGGCTTGATGGAAATGACAATACTCGGCCAGAGAAACAGGAGCAGCAGCGTTGCGACAACGCCCGCGACTATGATCCGCAGGCGATTGCGGCGCACCATTTCCCGTATGTTTGCACAGACGCTTTTCATTGATCCAACCGATAGGTTTGCTGTGTATATTGCGCGGAGCCGCGCCAGAACATATCAAGCGTATAGTCTATGCACTGCCTTTCAAACAGAATGCAGCGTTCTTTGTCGTCTTCCGTCTGGCCCATACAGATATTGTAAAGAATGGGGCACATATCAACATTGAGCACAAATTCGCCAAGATTGGGGCGCGAATGGATTCCCTTGCGGGCGTGGTGCACGAGGCTCTTGACGTATTTGTTATTGCAAACCTGAATGCGCTGCCCGTAATCGTGGTTTTCTTCGTAGCATTTCAACCTGTTCTGAATGGTCTGCATGTTCTCCGCAGCATTCACTTCAGAGGGCAGGGTGTCGCGCACATTGTTGTACAGTTCGCGCACAAACTGGATGTTTGTATTGCCTGTAAGGTCTTTGGCCTCTGCCTTGGGCGTGGCGCACAGGCACAGCAGGGCCGTCAGGAAGAGGGCAGGCCGCAGAAAATGGCCGGTCATGCCTGCGCCCCTTCGCCTGCGGGTTCTTCCACAAAGCCGCCTTCGCGCATGGTCAGCACCCTGTCGGCCACATGGAAGTAGCGGTCGTCATGGGATATGGCCAGGATGGTGCCGCCCTGACGGATGATGTCAGGCAGCAGTTCTTCGTAAAAATAGCGGCGGAAAACAGGGTCGAAATCTGCGGCCACTTCGTCAAACAGGTAGATATGGCGCTTTTCAAGCAGCGCGCAGGCCAGGGCAAGGCGTTTGCGCTGCCCGGCGGAGAGATCAAGCGTGGAAAACGTGCCGTCTTCCAGCAGGCTCACCTTGGTTTCCATGTGCAGGGTGCGCAGCACGTCCGTGAGCTGGGCCGGGGTGATGTTCAGGCCGAGGGGGCGGGAAAACAGGTGATAGTCTGTAGGCACAATGGTGAAGAGGTTGCGGTAGGATTCCATGTTAACGTCGGAAAGCATGACGGTGTTCAGGAACATTTCTCCGCTCTCGGGCGCATACAGCCCGGCCAGCACCTTCATGAAGGTGGACTTGCCCGAACCGTTGCCGCCGCGAATAAACACCAGCTCGCCCTTGCGCAGCTCAAAGCTGTCTACGGTAATGCCAAAAAGCCGCATGCCGTTGCGGTCATGGTAGTCAAAACGCACATCGTGCAGGGCAATGGAATCAAAAGATGGCACTATGGGGTCGGCCTGCTGCCATCGCGCCTTGACGCCTGCGTTTTCAAAGGGCTCTGTCACTGCGTCTATCTGCGCTTCCACGGCTGCAAGTTCCTGCAGGCTCATTTCTACCTTTGCCATCATGGGCACTGACGTAATCAGGCTTATGAGCGGGCTCAGACTGAACATGCACAGCACCAGCAGCGAGGAGGTTTCCGACGTTTCGAGGTTCAGAATCTTGGGCATGATAAAAAGTATCAGCCCCAGAATCAGCAGATTGAACATGGCAAAAAATGATATGCCAAGGGCGTGTCTGTGCTCGGTAGCATCGCGGGCTTCTGATGCCACAGAAAGATCAGGGATGATCTGTTCGCCAAACAGCGCCGTAGTTTTGGGCTTGTGCATCTTGAGCTGCTGCAGCCCGGCGTAGAGATCGCGCAGGCCTGCGCAAAAGCGCTGGTCGGCCTGCATGGCTGGCCCCATGTGGGCATGCACCTTGTTGATAAGGTGCAGAAAAATCCAGAACCCCATAGCAAGAAAAAGAAAAACACCCAGCGTACCGGGAATGGAGACAGTCGCCATCTTGGCAAAAGAGAGCACCACCATCACCGTGTTGGCCGAGGCCGCCACCAGCATGCGGGCCGCTTCAACAACCATTTCGCGTCCGTCAAGCAGGGCGGATTGGATACGGTTTTTGTCCAGCTTTTCATATTCCAGCAGGGAAACGCCGCGCAGCTTGGCGGCAATGCGCATGCGCCATTCCATGATGCCGCGCAGGGCAATCTGCGCCGAGCGCCCTGTGATGTAGCGGAAGAGAAAATAAAAGGAGGCGAGGCTCACCATGAAAGCAAGAAAGGTGCTGAATTCCAGCCCGTCTTCAGAAAGCTGCTGCAAGCCCTGAAGCACCGAAAAAACGGCAAGCCCTTGCATTATGCCTGAGCCGAGGCACGCGGCGGCAATTTTTTTGCCTTCCTCGCCGGCCTGTTCCCACAGAAGTTTCAGAAAAAGCGATTCTTTCAGTTGCAGCATGTGGTTCTGTGGCCCCGGTGTTCAGGTGCGCCGCGCATTACAGCATGCCCGACGGTCTTGTATGCGCCCCTTTGCAGTGCAGGGACTCTGGCTAATCAATCGTCAACGCTGCCTCAGCGGCCAGCCTCGGCCTTTGCCAAGGCCTGGGATTTATGCTCTGGCGGCCAATTTTGGCATACGCGCGGCTGTGAGCGGCGGGCGTAATAGCCAACACTTCCGTAAGGGCCAGTTGCCTGGCCCATACGGAAGGCTCCGATTCCCGAAACCGTCAGAGATCGCCGATATTAGGCCGCGTCTGTGCCCGCTTCTTTGGCGGGGGCTTCAGCGGCGGCTTCGTTCTTGGTTTCTTTTTTCATCTTGTTCTTGATCTTGCCGACGAAGGTTTTGCCTTCTTCAACCTTTTCCTTGAAGTAGGTCTTGGCTTCTTCGGCATTGAAATCAATCAGGTTGCCGCCCTTTCTGAAATGGCGGTCAAAAACCCAGCCAAGGGCATAGGTGCTGGCACCGCCCATGATACTGATGGTGGCCGCGCCCGCGGTGAAGCCAATGACCGGAATGCTTTTCAGCAGCGAGGCGGCCAGGGGCACGCTTGCCGTGGTCAGCAGGCCGCCGCACAGCGAAGAAATGATGGATTTGACGCGTTCCTTTTTGAATTCAACGCCGTGGGCCTGGGCCAGCGCGTGAATAAGCTCAATCTGGAGGGCGGAGAGGCCCAGAAAATCTACAAGGGGCACCGGCACAAAACCAAGGCCGATAGCGCCGTACACACGCTTGCGGATGATGGCGTCCACCACTTCTTCCGAAGGGCAGGCGCGTTCGCACGTTTCCGTTTCAGCAGTGGTTTCGGCCTGGCAGGCCATCTGATCTTCAACGCCGTCGACCTTGTTTTCCAACGTATCTTTTGTCATGTGCAACCTCGTTGTGACCGGTTTCAGGGTTACGGGAATTCTATTGGGTAACGGCCGTTTTATCAACGCCCGCCAGTGTGACGTCAAAGAGTTCGTCTGCCGAAATGAGCAGAATCAGCGGCAGATCCATGCCCATCTTCTGGGCAGTCACCAGATTCAGCGCAATCTTGGGCGTGTAGGCCGCTGTTTCAAGCTGGGTATTGGGCGGCAACAGGCCAAGCTGGGCGGCAATATGGTCAGCATAAAATTTGCCAAGAGGAACATAATCAAGGGTCGAAAGCCCCATCAGCGCGCCCCTGCGCACATGCACGCTGCCGTCGCGCGCAAAGGTCTTGATGTGGTGGGCGTTGAGCGTGTCAAAGATGGCCTGAGGATTGGCCTGCGTCCAGTCAAAGCAGTTGAGGGCCGAAATGTAAAAGGCATCCACGCCAGCGGTCAGCAGCCTGTCCACGCCCCTGGTACACGATTCCATGCTCTCCGCCTTGTCCAGAAAGGGGTATTCCACAAGGGTAAAGCCACGCTCGCGCGCAACTTCGCGCGCTTCCCGCACGTTGGAGTATGAAAGGCCCTCGGGGCTGTCGTGATACATGATGCCAAGGCGAAGAAAGGGCAGCGCCTCATGAAACAGGGCAAAGACCTTGAACCATTTGTCCTTGGTGTAGCGGATGGTCAGGTTGGCGGCGCCCTTGCCGGTGGCGCGGTCCACAATGCCAGCGCCCGCCGGGTCGGCGACGTCAACGCTCATGATGGGCGTTTTGCCGTTGTTTTCAGCCAGCAGGGCCTTGGTGGCCTCTGTTCCCATACTGATGATGACATCGATATCCGGATTTTGCATCAGTTTGCGGGCCTCAGCGCGGTAAACGCTCTCAGAGGCATCCCAGCCGGGGCTGATGTACAGTTCGTCCGGCAGGGTGATTCGGTCGGCAACCCCGCGTTGCCTCAGGGCCTTGATGATTTCTTTTTGCAGCAGGGTAAATTCCCAGTACGGCCCGGCTTCAAAATAGGCTGCAACCTTGGGGCGCGAGGGCTTGGGCTGGGCTTGTGCCGGGGCTGGCGCTGCCATCTGTTCCACAGGCGCGCGGGGGGGGGCTGCCTGCACATTTGCGCACAGGCATACTGCGCAGCAAAGTGCTGCGGCAAGTGCGGGGAAGAACGATCCGAGGCTGCTGCTCATGGAACAAAATACCCTATGATGCGTTCTTGGTGACACAGAGTGTCCGCCGCTCGGCGGTTCTACCCCAAAACTGGAGTGGAGTTCTTCCAAAATCCGTGCAGAGCAGACAAACGTTTTTTTATGGTAATCTGCGCTATTGGCGGCGTTGGGCCATCCGGAATTTCACACGGGCGCAAAACCATGCGCGCATGTTTCAACATATCAGAGGAAAAGCGGTATCGTCCACATGAATTTGGGGCGCGCATCGGCATTTCTGCATGTTTTTTGGCGGGTTGCAGGGATCAACAGGCAAGGTGGACCACGACGTTCAGGCAGGGGCTATGGGCCGCAACGCTGCACTGGTAACCATCTGTTGTTCTGATGTCGCGGCTTGTCCACTGCCCGCCACCCTCAAGCATTGCAGCCATGCCGTGAACAGCATTTGCAGTGAAGGATGCTATCCAGCCGCTCTCTTGCGGCCCGGTGTGCACGCTGAAGCTTTGCAAGGGCATGCTCAGGCCCATGCCCACAGCCTTGATTACGGCCTCCTTGCGCGTCCAGCAGCGGTAAAAGGCCGCTTGCAGTTCCCCAGGGGGCAGGGACAGCAGGTCTTTTTGCTCCTGCGGATGCAGCTGGCTGGTCAGCTCCGCCGCATCGGGCAGAGGGCGCATCCTTTCCACATCAATGCCCACGCTTGCGCAGCGGCAAAGGGCCACCCACACCATGCTGCCCGAATGGCTGATGGAAAAATCAGCGGATATTCCGGGGCAAAAGGGCTTGCCGTAAGGGGAGCGGGCAAACTCTGCGGCACTGTTCTGCCCAAAGGCGGCGAGCAGCAAACGCCGCGCCAAAGCTCTGCCTGCCAGATGCCGCGCCGCATCTTCTATGCGTACGTAGCGCCCGGCCTCCTGCTGCTCCTGCGGGGAGGTGTGGGGCGCGCACAGGCTGGGCCAGTCCGCAATATTCTCAAGCTCCAGGCCAACGCACAAAATGGATTTTTCCGGGGCGGACGGCGCGCGCCAATTGCAAAAACGTTGCGCCAGCACCGCCTAATCCGTTGTTTGAAGGGTGCGGGTCATGTGGTCTGCCAGTTCCTGCCAGTGGTCCTGAACGTAAAAATGGCCGCCGCTGAAGGTGCGTACCGTGCATTGCGCGTCTGTCAGGTTTTGCCACTGCAGGGCGTCAGCCTCGGTAACGAGGTCATGGCTGCCGATGGTGGTGTGGATAGGCAAGGGCAATGGGCTGTAGGGGGCGGGCTGCCAGCCCTCGATGGCCATAAAATCAGCGCGGAGCACAGGTTCAAGGTAGTTTCTGAAATCCTGCGACTGCGCAATCTCGGGCGGGATGCCGCCCATGCGGGCTACGTAGTCCCACAGCGCGCCTGGGGGAAGCTGATCAACAGGGCGTGAAATCCCGGTGCGCATCAGCCCTGGCGTGGTGGCGGACGAAATGAACAGGGCCATGGGCAGGGGCAATGCCGCATCGCAGGCGAACCGCGCGCAAAGAAAGGCCAGCAGGCCGCCCATGCTGTGACCAAAAAGGGCATAAGGGCCAGTGTGGGCGGCGGGGCGTATCTGCTCCAGCAGGTCGCGCCCCATGCTTTCCATGTTGGTAAGCAGCCGCTCCCGGCAGCGGCGGCCTTTGCCTGGCAGCTCCAGAGGTCTTATGGTGATCCATGCCGGAAAAAGCTCGTTGAACCTCGCATAAAAGGCGGTATTGCCTCCGGCGTGAGGAATGCAGAAAAGTGTTGTAGCCGTGTGTTGCATGTGTTGCATGTGTTGCGCCTACAGTTCAACCCATCCGGCATCGTCATCAAGTTTTTGGATGATGATGCGCGAGGCCTGTTCTTCGTGTCCAATGCGGGCATGCATCTGCTTGAGAACAATATTGCCCTCGCTGATGCCGCAGATTTCCAGTTTGCCGATGTCATGACCAATTATGTACTTGAAGCGCTTGCCATAGCCGCTGAGTTGCGCCTTGGCCTTGTCCACAATGGCAATGCCCTGCTTGAGAGGCAGTTGAAAATGGTGCCGTACCCGCGAAACAGGCATACATTGATACAGATAATAGGGGTTCACCCCAATGGAAAGCAGGCTGTTCATCAGTTCGGCAATGTCTTCTG
Above is a window of Desulfovibrio desulfuricans DSM 642 DNA encoding:
- a CDS encoding ATP-binding cassette domain-containing protein, with amino-acid sequence MLQLKESLFLKLLWEQAGEEGKKIAAACLGSGIMQGLAVFSVLQGLQQLSEDGLEFSTFLAFMVSLASFYFLFRYITGRSAQIALRGIMEWRMRIAAKLRGVSLLEYEKLDKNRIQSALLDGREMVVEAARMLVAASANTVMVVLSFAKMATVSIPGTLGVFLFLAMGFWIFLHLINKVHAHMGPAMQADQRFCAGLRDLYAGLQQLKMHKPKTTALFGEQIIPDLSVASEARDATEHRHALGISFFAMFNLLILGLILFIMPKILNLETSETSSLLVLCMFSLSPLISLITSVPMMAKVEMSLQELAAVEAQIDAVTEPFENAGVKARWQQADPIVPSFDSIALHDVRFDYHDRNGMRLFGITVDSFELRKGELVFIRGGNGSGKSTFMKVLAGLYAPESGEMFLNTVMLSDVNMESYRNLFTIVPTDYHLFSRPLGLNITPAQLTDVLRTLHMETKVSLLEDGTFSTLDLSAGQRKRLALACALLEKRHIYLFDEVAADFDPVFRRYFYEELLPDIIRQGGTILAISHDDRYFHVADRVLTMREGGFVEEPAGEGAQA
- a CDS encoding formyltransferase family protein — encoded protein: MKVVVCAKKDLAGCVALNRLLAAIAPRHDVFVVLSDYVLDAECSNAYAASLVAHERNMVLEHILPWLETRFAHGSAARCQTYAGLKKRYGIDMEMWGPMRSPASRQAMRDLAPDVVISCRYDYVIPTEVIDMPRFGTYGMHPGALPDLQGLCSPFRAMEHGNERSGCTLFHLDAGLDTGPIVEIGWWPINYDRSLLWNFVHTYFAGIDALLRHLPELEAGRELTTHVQSSEGRKYFSYPTEDEFRRFIQKGGHIVLPEDYHEVLSWFLPGGLTDPAMPELRALVSSLES
- a CDS encoding ABC transporter substrate binding protein codes for the protein MLFPITANGPCPLLRPQKNQAQCPHATALFPRIATLILAMLFLGGLFFVFCQPACANPPVKRIGYLEAGPFWLFDNTWSAFRDGMGKYDDIRCEYPSDARFSPGWEPAQMRRLPEMAKQLLQRKDLDLVVGMGTAAVKALLAVNDGRLPILGMGMADPVAAGVVKSAQDSGVDNFTCRVEVDRWSSMFRVFYDVVRFHKMGIMFQNSQEGRVYAALGDAQAIASELGFSLVLYDGLSSTESAEECRKGLDELHKQGMDAFFIGPLNCFDIGGEGMAPLLQKLNQWKIPTFARDGSEYVKSGALMGFSTWNFGPSGIALAGQAHAILSGTQPRTLPMLDQSEPSIALNLGTAKAIGFDFPFDVLVTADELHETISQPHPGTP
- a CDS encoding YcjF family protein; the protein is MTKDTLENKVDGVEDQMACQAETTAETETCERACPSEEVVDAIIRKRVYGAIGLGFVPVPLVDFLGLSALQIELIHALAQAHGVEFKKERVKSIISSLCGGLLTTASVPLAASLLKSIPVIGFTAGAATISIMGGASTYALGWVFDRHFRKGGNLIDFNAEEAKTYFKEKVEEGKTFVGKIKNKMKKETKNEAAAEAPAKEAGTDAA
- a CDS encoding prohibitin family protein; the encoded protein is MKSVCANIREMVRRNRLRIIVAGVVATLLLLFLWPSIVISIKPGELGVLYARFRGGTQLQHTYEEGIHFIQPWNIMYIYDVRVQEETQNIDVLTVDGLTINVQISLRFQIIRDRLPNLHQEIGPNYRDKVVIPIMNSAVRQTIGSYRPDDLYSTARQELQDQMLVDAVEEMGRIPVLIQGFVVKSITLPEVLREAIERKLIAEQDYLRYKYILLEAQQEARRKTIEGEGIKAYQALVNENMTQNFLRYEGIQATKELATSSNAKVVVIGGKDGLPVILNADSPTGAAAPDTANAGKTGNQGAAPKAPAQGTQQTPAKPDMSGTDSVSPDQKRPEDMRPGQNQPGQMRPESGRTPPFRPNSHSGLRPQIQYDSQSGAQYAPKYGPRNDSAKQDSAASADAQAPTGAGWIAPGENVSDYIQRLNKTLLQPHRGGAVRQ
- a CDS encoding M15 family metallopeptidase, coding for MIARRKCDPLLFLQMLVLALGMLFPWHAQAAMHDGFVHVSDKCQNIIQEIRYFSSYNFVGERINGYLAPRAILTEPAANALCKAATAAEEKGYTLKIYDAYRPQSAVDHFVRWGMNAADTRMKAIFYPQVDKARVFDLGYVATRSGHSRGSTVDLTLVDRQSGKEVDMGTPFDFFGAASHHGAKGLSPQQEANRAVLLGLMENAGFKRYEEEWWHYTLKNEPYTDTYFNFAVE
- a CDS encoding MFS transporter is translated as MLIRATRKLRINALLLGLGVLLVTLGFNVLLSVSTLNTLATDMVLSGYRSGAERLARDIERGMRFGKPLASFAGMDEMLAELGQSAAGIKRVTIIDARGSTLYVQPAQDSKADSTLPSGATSQTSEDKDGPQGAIKTADGYRLSIPLNNKTPVGHLLVDIDGKPINAATEDFLRLSSLLLAAACLVAGLILAGRLGLLTGQRAVGTSLSGMTRMLLVIIGTSQLLYACGTLVLFDTFVKQAVRTKADILAEGTGRDFEYLIHKGVDIASLRGKDQALEQLLAANSELAGAQLLTPEGKAVASAGHVPDTTLTVEKSLSTYWPSRFRQKQEVLRLQLAVQPQAITTRISALALDLGASLLISFLLLLELSKLLGLIAQRNLPPDAAANALGGSHHSLAVQALRAAGFVFFLGYDMGISFIPLLARQLYEPFMGLSRDVAIGLPISAEMVSAGIALLFSGGFSLRYGWRKVFAAGTLAAAVGLMMGGMANSLHLLILGRVATGFGFGLVLMAGQIGTLGKANAGAGLTSVFAGIFSGSICGSAAGAMLADHVSFQAVLATGACTILLALFTVMLGKEPAEAAASSSDSAVGQDSGAQTAAHGHMFSGCMQLLQDPRMHMILWLVGIPAAMCLTGFLHYLLPLRLANAHVDQSDIGRIFMLYGLCFITAGPLLGKWIDHRKDKSLFLTLTGLLSGITLLIAATATNMAGAAAAVISLGLAQCLAAPASMICVLTLASAQTLGREKTASIYRGLERMGQVAGPVVFGIAITVMAPASALLLMGGIVCALSLLFHLLWRLRTPAN